From one Portunus trituberculatus isolate SZX2019 chromosome 8, ASM1759143v1, whole genome shotgun sequence genomic stretch:
- the LOC123499146 gene encoding dynein axonemal intermediate chain 1-like — MTFSRSKLKRRDTLDHQEEEEEEDEEERRRREEEEEEKREPEVEISLSSTTAQPEAEVRYEFSTGHFHLVHPGDPLIHLFSAPSRILPREEYELIYLQKAEEEDEEAIARRKKEEEEKQKRQYLQLQREFKTKKKKKKKKKSTAKSQEEEEEEEEEEEEEEEEDYDIAKDIEELYGNIMTAEQIAKLDAMPNPFNFSDRVTQTFRAPRKELSQQTDKPPNTTFGATAGLSTLCDAYDKDFKLKQEAERRRKEKEAQEAAKEEGKETAKPPMDPVVLLTAPSPPGNEGLTHLARASKIVERTVQQNVYSDVIYDYKYWEDQSDDYRQLEGSLLPLWKFTAPYVRRLIVSEVCWNPVHPDLLAAGYTTGEDGEPPEPGYLCLFSLKNPSVPERCLPCPCGVTCLQFHPMRASVVAAGREDGNVFVYDARHAPGQPRVVVSQASGGKHLLGVSQVAWVTTGPGQPLLFYSVGRDGRVTRWTVRPSELEASDVVHSGDTGPSSDRAKLRGTVTCLALKVGNPDLLLMGLDSGGVVEMTLRGSTNALFHYKAHNAPVRLLTWNSHHEDVFASGSADWMLKVWAKSYRHPLVTLDLGAPVSGLTWSHLGGSLLVGVTQDGKIHVHDLYLRKCRALCLQNVMQRRRSSLSSVAFSPFHPVLLVGGEKGYLVSFKLSPNLRRPPKEAKGADETQRQEIEMARLGRLISTAPPP, encoded by the exons atgaCCTTCTCTCGCTCTAAACTGAAGAGAAGAGACACACTTGatcaccaggaggaggaagaggaggaggacgaagaggagaggaggagaagagaggaagaagaggaggag AAAAGAGAGCCAGAGGTGGAAATTAGCTTGTCCTCCACCACAGCCCAACCAGAAGCCGAGGTGCGTTACGAGTTCTCCACAGGTCACTTCCACTTGGTCCACCCCGGCGATCCACTCATCCACCTGTTCTCAGCGCCCTCTAGAATCCTGCCACGGGAGGAGTATGAGCTCATATACCTGCAGAaggccgaggaggaggacgaggagg ccatcgcgagacggaagaaggaagaagaagaaaaacaaaaacgacaaTATTTACAACTACAACGAGAattcaaaacaaagaagaaaaagaagaagaagaagaagagcacagCCAAgagtcaagaggaggaagaagaggaggaagaggaggaggaggaagaggaggaggaggattatgacATCGCTAAGGACATTGAGGAACTGTATGGGAATATAATGACAGCTGAACAGATTGCTAAGCTCGACGCGATGCCAAACCCTTTCAACTTCAGCGATCGTGTGACCCAGACCTTCCGTGCCCcgaggaag GAATTGAGCCAGCAGACGGACAAGCCTCCCAACACTACCTTCGGGGCCACGGCGGGGCTCTCCACCCTCTGTGACGCCTATGACAAGGACTTCAAGCTGAAACAGGAGGCggagagacggaggaaggagaaggaagcacAGGAGGCAGCgaaggaggagggcaaggag ACCGCTAAGCCCCCCATGGACCCCGTGGTGCTCCTGACGGCCCCCTCCCCGCCAGGTAATGAGGGGCTAACACACCTGGCGCGGGCTTCGAAAATTGTTGAGAGAACTGTGCAACAAAATGTATACTCAGATGTGATTtatg ATTACAAGTACTGGGAAGATCAGAGTGATGACTACCGCCAGCTGGAGGGGTCACTGCTCCCCTTGTGGAAGTTCACTGCGCCTTATGTCCGCCGTCTAATTGTCTCTGAGGTCTGCTGGAACCCCGTCCACCCTGACCTGCTGGCGGCGGGATACACAACAG gggagGACGGGGAGCCTCCAGAACCGGGGTACCTGTGTCTCTTCAGCCTTAAGAACCCCAGTGTGCCGGAGCGGTGTCTGCCCTGCCCCTGTGGTGTGACCTGCCTGCAGTTTCACCCCATG AGGGCCAGTGTGGTGGCTGCAGGGCGGGAGGACGGCAATGTTTTCGTGTATGATGCTCGCCACGCCCCAGGCCAGCCCCGCGTGGTGGTGTCCCAGGCCAGCGGCGGGAAACATCTGCTTGGAGTGAGCCag GTGGCGTGGGTGACAACAGGGCCGGGGCAGCCTCTCCTGTTTTATTCCGTGGGGCGTGATGGGCGAGTCACACGCTGGACTGTTCGACCCTCTGAACTCGAAGCCTCAGATGTGGTTCACTCCGGGGACACTGGACCCTCCAGTGACCGCGCCAAGCTTCGGG GTACCGTGACATGTTTGGCCCTGAAGGTAGGAAACCCAGACCTCCTCCTGATGGGGCTAGACTCGGGGGGCGTGGTGGAAATGACCTTAAGAGGCTCTACGAACGCACTCTTCCACTACAAGGCTCACAACGCTCCGGTCCGCCTCCTTACATGGAACAGCCACCACGAGGATGTCTTTGCCTCGGGATCAGCTGACTGGATGCTTAAAGTGTGGGCGAAGAgctacag ACACCCTCTCGTGACCCTTGACCTTGGAGCCCCTGTGTCTGGCCTCACCTGGAGTCACCTCGGGGGCAGCTTATTGGTCGGGGTCACGCAGGATGGCAAGATACACGTTCATGACTTGTATCTGAGGAAATGCCGCGCTCTTTGCCTGCAGAATGTGATGCAGAGAAGGAGGTCATCTCTGTCCTCTGTGGCCTTCAGTCCCTTTCACCCTGTCCTGCTCGTGGGaggggaaaa gggatATCTCGTGTCCTTCAAGCTGTCCCCTAACCTGCGACGCCCCCCAAAGGAAGCGAAGGGCGCGGATGAGACACAGCGGCAGGAGATAGAGATGGCAAGACTGGGCCGGCTCATCTCCACAGCCCCGCccccgtag
- the LOC123500050 gene encoding LOW QUALITY PROTEIN: metal cation symporter ZIP14-like (The sequence of the model RefSeq protein was modified relative to this genomic sequence to represent the inferred CDS: inserted 1 base in 1 codon) has product MSHPWRLAVVVVVVTCVVQSVCVGGQSLPHPSTAEWSSTHTLNTTDFPAVLWYGFSSNKVNFTRDDLQHLVECTLGHHHCPPLHQSLPSVTFSSCDKESGGKSSHCRLLEACTVDDLLSAMDHDGESLSVEDLRELLPVITYMGQKGDSCTTQQLATAPKSKPSPSEVWGYGILFVTLISGCSLAGVSVLPLMAHKFYQQLLTLLVGLAVGSLAASSLFHLIPQAFKLAEKDDHHGYLFVSLFXLVGVWSFFMVERVIKIIITHQARKEKGNYPPSQSDQDILCNNMKDLPTVEQGKGLPGRAVNGDVGIGKGEEPITPQSSCAPGDVNLIYASQRQAIRASFGHNERPDKTSIHTHTLEFRQGQDSVIRTVAWMIIFGDGFHNFIDGVSIGAAFSESILTGISISLAVMCEELPHELGDFAVLLNAGMTMRQAVSYNFLSATTCYLGLFLGILLGEFTQDNTAVFAVAAGMFLYIALVDMVPEMNEVASKAAEGGWRSAIHILMYQNLGISIGIASLFCLAYFQDSMVLT; this is encoded by the exons ATGTCTCACCCATGGaggttggcagtggtggtggtggtggtgacgtgtgtggtgcagagtgtgtgtgtcggcGGCCAGAGTTTGCCACACCCCAGCACAGCAGAATggagcagcacacacacactcaacaccacaGACTTTCCTGCTGTTCT GTGGTATGGCTTCTCCTCCAACAAGGTCAACTTCACCCGAGATGACCTGCAACACTTGGTGGAGTGCACACTgggtcaccaccactgtccaccCCTTCACCAGTCACTCCCCTCTGTGACTTTCTCCAGCTGTGAcaaggagagtggagggaagtcTTCACACTGTCGCTTACTGGAGGCT TGCACAGTGGATGACCTTCTCTCAGCAATGGATCACGATGGGGAGAGCTTGAGTGTGGAGGACCTGAGGGAGCTGTTGCCTGTTATCACTTACATGGGGCAGAAGGGAGACTCTTGCACTACCCAGCAGCTCGCCACAGCACCCAAGAGCAAACCTAGTCCGTCAGAGG TGTGGGGCTACGGAATCCTGTTTGTCACCCTGATCTCCGGATGTTCTCTGGCCGGAGTGTCTGTTCTGCCGTTGATGGCCCACAAGTTTTACCAGCAGCTCCTCACGCTCCTGGTGGGCCTTGCTGTGGGGTCCCTGGCTGCctcgtctctcttccatctcatcCCTCAG gcATTCAAGTTGGCTGAGAAG GATGACCACCACGGTTACCTGTTTGTGTCGCTGT GTCTGGTTGGTGTGTGGAGTTTCTTCATGGTGGAGCGCGTTATCAAGATCATCATCACACACCAGGCTCGGAAA GAGAAAGGCAACTACCCTCCCAGCCAGTCAGACCAGGACATCCTCTGCAACAATATGAAGGACCTGCCAACGGTGGAGCAGGGGAAGGGGCTGCCAGGGAGAGCCGTCAATGGGGATGTTGGTATCGGCAAGGGGGAGGAACCCATCACCCCCCAGAGCTCCTGCGCGCCTGGGGATGTCAATTTAATCTATGCCTCGCAGCGACAGGCGATTCGTGCTTCGTTTGGGCATAATGAG CGGCCAGACAAGACatccatacacacccacacgctgGAGTTCCGTCAGGGGCAGGACTCCGTGATCCGCACTGTGGCGTGGATGATAATATTTGGCGATGGTTTTCACAACTTCATTGACGGTGTGTCCATTGGTGCAGCGTTCTCCGAGTCTATTCTGACGGGAATCTCCATCAGTTTGGCCGTGATGTGTGAGGAGCTGCCACATGAattgg GCGACTTTGCAGTTCTCCTCAACGCTGGCATGACAATGAGGCAAGCTGTGTCCTACAACTTCCTCTCGGCCACCACCTGCTACCTCGGGCTCTTTCTGGGCATCCTGCTGGGGGAGTTCACCCAAGACAACACTGCCGTCTTTGCTGTCGCCGCCGGAATGTTCCTTTACATCGCACTGGTGGATATG GTGCCGGAGATGAATGAAGTGGCAAGCAAGGCAGCAGAGGGTGGCTGGAGGAGTGCCATTCATATCCTCATGTACCAAAACCTCGGCATTTCCATTGGCATTGCATCACTCTTCTGCCTGGCGTACTTCCAAGACAGCATGGTACTAACTTAG